From Bacillus pumilus, one genomic window encodes:
- the fliI gene encoding flagellar protein export ATPase FliI, with protein MNIDVLKETIETADPYKRFGKVNRVVGLMIESKGPESSIGDVCLIHKKGRRHDPIKAEVVGFRDENILLMPYVEASNISPGSLVEATGESLKVKVGTGLIGEVVDAFGDPLDGSMLPKGLAPVSTEQSPPNPMDRPPIREKMGVGVRVIDSLLTVGTGQRIGIFAGSGVGKSTLMGMIAKQTEADLNVIALVGERGREVREFIEKDLGAEGLKRSIVVVATSDQPALTRMKAAYTATAIAEYFRDRGKNVMFMMDSVTRVAMAQREIGLATGEPPTTKGYTPSVFAILPKLLERTGTNQLGSITAFYTVLVDGDDMNEPIADTVRGILDGHIVLDRALANKGQFPAVNILKSISRVMSNIASHDHKEAANRFRQLLSTYQNAEDLINIGAYKKGSSKDIDEAMQAYPHLISFLKQDVEEAVSIEDSVNLLLRLMNRED; from the coding sequence ATGAACATTGATGTGTTAAAAGAAACAATTGAAACCGCCGATCCTTATAAACGATTTGGCAAAGTCAATCGAGTTGTTGGGCTGATGATTGAATCTAAGGGGCCGGAGAGTTCTATCGGAGACGTGTGTCTCATTCATAAAAAAGGGCGTAGGCACGATCCGATAAAAGCAGAGGTCGTAGGGTTTAGAGATGAAAACATTCTGCTCATGCCTTATGTAGAAGCATCCAATATTTCACCAGGAAGTCTAGTTGAAGCGACAGGTGAGTCGCTGAAGGTCAAAGTTGGGACTGGATTAATCGGCGAAGTCGTTGATGCCTTCGGTGATCCGCTGGACGGCAGTATGCTTCCAAAGGGACTTGCGCCTGTTTCGACAGAACAGTCTCCCCCAAATCCGATGGACAGGCCGCCGATTCGAGAAAAGATGGGCGTTGGTGTCAGAGTGATCGATAGTCTGCTCACAGTTGGCACTGGTCAAAGGATCGGGATTTTTGCTGGAAGTGGTGTTGGAAAAAGTACCTTAATGGGAATGATTGCAAAGCAGACAGAAGCAGATCTGAATGTCATTGCCCTTGTAGGAGAGCGTGGCCGTGAAGTTCGTGAGTTTATTGAAAAGGATTTAGGTGCCGAAGGACTGAAGCGATCGATTGTTGTTGTCGCAACTTCTGACCAGCCTGCACTGACGAGAATGAAAGCTGCTTATACAGCAACAGCTATTGCGGAATATTTTAGAGACAGAGGGAAAAATGTCATGTTCATGATGGACTCTGTTACACGGGTCGCTATGGCACAAAGGGAAATCGGTCTTGCAACTGGCGAACCGCCAACGACAAAAGGATATACACCTTCGGTGTTCGCTATACTGCCTAAATTACTTGAACGAACTGGAACGAATCAGCTTGGTTCCATCACAGCGTTTTACACAGTGCTTGTTGATGGTGACGATATGAATGAGCCAATCGCTGATACAGTCAGGGGGATCTTAGATGGCCACATTGTACTTGATCGTGCTTTAGCCAACAAAGGACAATTTCCTGCTGTCAATATTCTGAAAAGTATCAGCCGCGTTATGAGCAATATCGCAAGTCATGATCACAAGGAGGCGGCCAACCGGTTCCGCCAGCTTTTATCCACTTATCAAAACGCTGAAGACCTCATTAACATTGGAGCTTATAAAAAAGGCTCCTCGAAAGACATTGATGAGGCCATGCAGGCTTATCCTCATCTGATTTCATTTTTGAAGCAGGATGTAGAAGAGGCTGTATCTATTGAAGACAGTGTGAATTTATTGCTCCGTTTGATGAATAGAGAGGATTGA
- the fliJ gene encoding flagellar export protein FliJ — MRYQYKFQKLLELKESEKDKSLAAYQQSVSAFEQVAEKLYENMSKKELMEKSKEEKLRSGMSVQEMRHYQQFVTNLDNTIQHYQQLVIMKRHQMNEKQSDLTEKNIEFKKFEKMKEKQYEKFSLEHKAIEMKEMDDISISQFMFQGH, encoded by the coding sequence GTGAGATATCAATACAAATTTCAAAAGCTCTTAGAACTGAAAGAAAGTGAAAAAGACAAGTCACTCGCAGCGTACCAACAATCCGTTTCAGCATTTGAGCAAGTCGCTGAAAAACTCTATGAAAATATGAGTAAAAAAGAATTAATGGAAAAAAGCAAAGAAGAAAAGCTGAGAAGTGGTATGAGTGTTCAAGAAATGCGTCATTACCAGCAATTTGTGACCAATTTAGATAACACCATTCAGCACTATCAGCAGCTTGTGATCATGAAACGCCATCAAATGAATGAAAAACAATCTGATTTAACTGAAAAAAACATTGAGTTTAAAAAGTTTGAAAAAATGAAAGAAAAGCAGTATGAAAAGTTTTCCCTTGAACATAAGGCCATTGAAATGAAAGAAATGGATGATATCTCTATCAGCCAATTCATGTTTCAAGGACATTAG
- a CDS encoding MotE family protein, whose product MPKKEKTKESSGGKFQWILFIVIIPLIVLVIVTGTILYIAGFDLKKPLQNIPVISSLVGSDDTSKTSSSHNDQSDAELKELKKTIKEQKNELEIAQKDLKTSDEEIKRLNQKISSLEKTSKNDANNTSASDSSTNNSSSSDTSGNNASGTTSDGAGSSNQKPKGKIVSIYESMDAGKSAKILSELSDKEALKILEELSKNKLTDILAKLTPQKAATFTKELAKKEESENGGGQ is encoded by the coding sequence ATGCCTAAGAAGGAAAAAACGAAGGAATCAAGCGGCGGTAAATTTCAATGGATCTTGTTTATTGTCATTATCCCATTGATTGTGCTTGTGATTGTGACTGGCACAATCCTTTATATTGCGGGTTTTGATCTAAAGAAACCGCTCCAAAACATTCCGGTGATCAGCAGTTTGGTTGGTTCAGATGACACCTCAAAAACGTCATCTTCACATAATGATCAAAGCGATGCAGAATTAAAAGAACTGAAAAAAACCATTAAAGAGCAAAAAAATGAACTTGAAATTGCGCAAAAAGATTTAAAAACAAGTGATGAAGAGATTAAAAGACTGAATCAAAAAATCAGTTCGCTTGAAAAAACATCTAAAAATGATGCGAATAATACGTCAGCGAGTGATAGTTCAACAAACAACAGCTCATCAAGCGATACATCAGGTAATAATGCGTCAGGGACAACTTCTGATGGGGCAGGATCCTCTAACCAGAAACCTAAAGGGAAGATTGTCAGTATCTATGAAAGCATGGACGCAGGGAAATCCGCTAAAATTTTATCAGAATTAAGTGATAAAGAGGCATTGAAGATCCTTGAAGAGCTGAGCAAAAATAAACTAACAGATATATTAGCAAAACTAACACCTCAGAAGGCAGCTACATTTACGAAAGAGCTTGCTAAAAAAGAAGAAAGTGAAAATGGGGGTGGACAATAA
- a CDS encoding flagellar hook-length control protein FliK: MKLLDIGALQQSSQGLSGPKGGGVASARGLFKQLLSGAGAQSGLVNAETAGASLSINDAMQIIEKWMQSPEEGVDGDLLEALQTLQSQTLDSSDLKSLEELFQKMETSIYDDQADKPASEHSEQLIQVHFFLYQLLNQQPLSFDAKLVQDIEAKGQDFIHFLSKNGVDEKLIQQVKEQFFSQGSAPKLNSMSQSELKHFNQLIDHMMANAKGSDKELKIALGELKELVSPRQESTLASPAKGASSLEWLIKKEVVKGQSTAAPASEKNITHTLLPGHKQFFQLQSAAPVQQTQTSDEKPGTVDQQILNTWKQMKFTPFGNSSGRFTVRLNPENLGFITIQLTKQNGMYASKITASTQAAKELLEHHLPQLKQALPNMSVQVDRFHIPLQSNEQPLFGQFNEENKQQQSKGQNFQKPDEQEEEFQDVLDALVGSDEEEEEI; this comes from the coding sequence GTGAAGCTATTGGATATTGGAGCCTTACAGCAATCGTCTCAAGGTCTTTCGGGGCCAAAGGGAGGCGGCGTGGCATCTGCACGCGGGTTGTTTAAACAATTACTTAGCGGGGCAGGCGCACAAAGCGGTCTTGTTAATGCTGAGACAGCGGGTGCCTCTCTTTCCATCAATGATGCGATGCAAATCATTGAAAAATGGATGCAATCACCTGAAGAAGGGGTCGACGGAGACCTTCTTGAAGCGCTTCAAACACTTCAAAGTCAAACGCTTGATTCGTCTGATCTCAAGTCACTAGAAGAGTTATTTCAAAAAATGGAAACATCCATTTACGATGATCAAGCTGATAAGCCAGCTTCTGAACATAGTGAGCAGCTCATACAAGTCCACTTTTTCTTATATCAACTGCTCAATCAACAGCCGCTCAGCTTTGATGCAAAGCTAGTGCAGGATATTGAAGCAAAAGGTCAAGACTTCATCCACTTTCTTTCGAAAAACGGGGTAGATGAGAAACTGATTCAGCAAGTAAAAGAGCAGTTTTTCTCGCAGGGTTCAGCACCAAAGCTGAATTCGATGTCTCAAAGTGAGCTGAAACACTTTAATCAGTTAATCGACCATATGATGGCAAACGCAAAAGGATCAGACAAAGAGTTGAAAATTGCTTTAGGAGAGTTAAAAGAATTGGTCTCTCCAAGACAAGAATCTACTCTTGCTTCTCCGGCAAAAGGTGCTTCCTCCCTTGAATGGCTCATCAAAAAGGAAGTTGTCAAAGGACAAAGCACTGCTGCACCTGCTTCTGAAAAAAACATCACTCATACGCTGTTGCCAGGTCATAAGCAGTTTTTTCAACTGCAATCAGCAGCTCCTGTTCAGCAGACACAAACAAGTGATGAAAAGCCAGGAACGGTTGATCAGCAAATACTAAATACGTGGAAGCAAATGAAATTCACGCCATTTGGAAACTCAAGCGGACGCTTCACAGTTCGATTAAATCCAGAAAATCTCGGATTTATCACGATTCAGCTGACGAAGCAAAATGGTATGTATGCGAGTAAGATTACTGCTTCGACACAAGCAGCAAAAGAGCTGTTAGAGCATCACCTGCCGCAGCTCAAGCAGGCGCTTCCGAATATGTCGGTTCAAGTAGACCGTTTTCATATACCGCTTCAATCAAATGAGCAGCCGCTATTTGGACAATTTAACGAAGAAAACAAGCAGCAGCAGTCAAAAGGGCAGAATTTCCAGAAGCCTGATGAACAGGAAGAAGAATTCCAAGATGTACTGGATGCTCTTGTTGGGTCAGATGAAGAAGAGGAGGAAATCTAA
- the flgD gene encoding flagellar hook assembly protein FlgD — MATVDATNRTVAQADTSSNAAKKTDTLGKDQFLKILLTQLQNQDPTNPLDDREFVTQLATFSSLEQQTNMNDSITKLNQLMSTFVAHQDPFTTYVGWIGKEVSGKLDDKEISGTVKSVKNINNEYFLYLEDGTKISPWDVTAVGEKTK, encoded by the coding sequence ATGGCAACAGTTGATGCTACGAATAGAACAGTCGCACAAGCAGACACTTCTTCAAACGCAGCAAAGAAAACAGATACGCTTGGCAAAGACCAATTCTTGAAAATATTGCTTACACAGCTTCAAAACCAAGATCCGACAAACCCACTAGATGACCGTGAGTTTGTCACACAGCTTGCAACATTTTCATCTTTAGAACAGCAAACCAATATGAACGATTCTATCACCAAGCTGAATCAGCTTATGTCTACATTTGTTGCACACCAAGATCCGTTTACGACGTATGTAGGCTGGATTGGTAAAGAAGTATCGGGCAAACTGGATGATAAAGAGATATCAGGCACTGTGAAGTCTGTTAAAAACATAAACAATGAATACTTCTTGTATTTAGAAGATGGAACGAAAATCAGCCCTTGGGATGTTACAGCAGTTGGAGAAAAAACGAAGTAA
- the flgG gene encoding flagellar basal body rod protein FlgG, with translation MLRSLYSGISGMKNFQSKLDVVANNVANVNTHGYKKSRITFKDMVSQTIGSSGGPTNNSGSINSKQIGLGSSLSSIDKIMSAGSSQNTNEPYDFYINGDGFFRIESQGEILYTRTGNFDTDSEGSLVTPDGNYLLGMNGQKITIPDGVSSVSVGPDGTVSVVENNVSRTVGQVSLVSFRNAGGLDKVGDNLYRQTLSSGAPSNPIVPGEQGTGVIQTGKLEMSNVDLTDEFTEMIIAQRGFQSNAKTITTSDEILQELVNLKR, from the coding sequence ATGTTACGCTCACTTTACTCAGGAATTAGCGGAATGAAAAACTTCCAATCAAAATTAGATGTTGTAGCCAACAACGTAGCCAACGTCAATACACACGGATACAAAAAAAGCCGTATCACTTTTAAAGATATGGTCAGCCAAACCATTGGAAGTTCTGGTGGACCAACGAACAACTCTGGTTCAATCAACTCAAAACAAATTGGTTTAGGATCATCTTTATCTTCTATTGATAAAATCATGTCAGCGGGATCTTCTCAAAATACAAATGAACCTTACGACTTCTATATCAATGGAGATGGGTTTTTCCGGATTGAAAGTCAAGGAGAAATTCTTTATACAAGAACAGGGAATTTCGACACTGATTCAGAGGGAAGCTTAGTCACCCCTGATGGAAATTATCTGCTTGGAATGAATGGACAAAAGATAACGATTCCAGACGGCGTTTCGAGTGTGAGTGTTGGTCCAGATGGAACGGTTTCGGTTGTTGAAAACAATGTATCAAGAACCGTTGGTCAAGTATCACTCGTATCTTTCCGTAACGCAGGAGGGTTAGACAAAGTTGGTGACAACCTTTACCGCCAGACCTTAAGCTCAGGTGCTCCAAGTAACCCTATCGTACCTGGTGAACAAGGAACGGGCGTCATCCAAACAGGTAAACTTGAAATGTCAAATGTTGATTTAACAGACGAGTTTACTGAAATGATTATCGCACAGCGTGGTTTCCAATCGAATGCAAAGACGATCACAACATCTGATGAAATCCTGCAAGAGCTTGTGAATCTGAAACGATAG
- a CDS encoding flagellar FlbD family protein has product MIEVTRLNGKGFMLNALHIEQIESFPDTTITLANGKKFVVKEDKEQLQEKIISFYRKIQVISLNQGIEEFE; this is encoded by the coding sequence ATGATTGAAGTGACAAGATTAAATGGCAAAGGATTTATGCTGAACGCTCTCCATATCGAGCAAATCGAAAGCTTTCCAGACACGACCATTACATTAGCCAATGGAAAGAAATTCGTTGTGAAAGAAGATAAAGAGCAGCTTCAAGAGAAAATCATTTCTTTCTACAGAAAAATCCAAGTCATTTCATTGAATCAAGGAATAGAGGAGTTTGAATGA
- the fliL gene encoding flagellar basal body-associated protein FliL: MKKKLVVVMLIMIIAIVGIGAGIFFLLNGSDEAKAEKEPTADEVVKASVEIPEIITNLKSEGNAVKLVLNIETDSEKAKEELEKRSFQVKDAVIDILSDTNADELDGKKGREHFKTLVKNKVNNYLQDGKVKEVYITSFNLQ; encoded by the coding sequence ATGAAGAAGAAATTAGTCGTAGTAATGCTAATCATGATTATTGCCATCGTCGGAATTGGAGCAGGCATCTTTTTTCTGCTGAATGGGTCAGACGAAGCAAAAGCAGAAAAAGAGCCAACAGCAGATGAAGTCGTAAAAGCTTCTGTTGAAATTCCTGAGATTATTACTAATTTAAAGTCTGAAGGAAATGCTGTCAAACTTGTATTGAATATTGAAACGGACTCTGAAAAAGCAAAAGAAGAGCTCGAGAAAAGAAGTTTTCAAGTGAAAGATGCCGTAATCGACATTTTATCAGACACGAATGCAGATGAACTTGATGGCAAAAAAGGCAGAGAACATTTTAAAACACTAGTCAAAAACAAAGTGAATAACTATTTGCAAGATGGCAAGGTGAAAGAAGTATATATAACCTCCTTTAATCTGCAATAG
- the fliM gene encoding flagellar motor switch protein FliM — protein sequence MSGEVLSQNEIDALLSAISTGEMDAEELKKEETTKKVKVYDFKRALRFSKDQIRSLTRIHDNFARLLTTHFSAQLRSYIQITVSSVDQVPYEEFIRSIPNMTLLNLFYVSPLEGRIMLEVNPTIGYAMMDRLMGGIGISHNKTESLTEIETKIISNMFEGALENYREAWQSITDIEPEMADFEVNPQFVQMVSPNETVVVISLNTQIGEVSGVINLCIPHVVLEPIIPKLSVHYWMQSERNEPKQQETKAIEKRIMTAKIPVVAELGESEMTVEEFLNLEIGDCIALDKPVNAPLTVMVGNKPKFLGQAGRVNRKQAIQILDHDIRGEEDGE from the coding sequence ATGTCAGGAGAAGTGCTTTCCCAGAATGAGATCGATGCATTATTATCCGCCATATCTACAGGCGAAATGGATGCAGAAGAGCTGAAAAAAGAAGAAACGACGAAAAAAGTGAAGGTGTATGATTTTAAACGTGCACTGCGCTTTTCGAAAGACCAGATTCGAAGTTTAACAAGGATTCATGATAACTTCGCTAGACTGCTCACCACGCACTTTTCAGCTCAGCTAAGATCATATATTCAAATTACTGTCAGCTCGGTTGACCAAGTACCATACGAAGAATTTATTCGTTCGATTCCTAATATGACATTATTAAACTTATTTTACGTCAGCCCGCTTGAAGGAAGAATCATGCTTGAAGTGAACCCAACAATCGGCTATGCCATGATGGACAGGCTGATGGGCGGGATTGGCATTAGTCATAATAAGACAGAATCACTTACAGAAATCGAAACAAAGATTATCTCAAACATGTTTGAGGGAGCTTTGGAAAATTACAGAGAAGCGTGGCAGTCCATAACCGACATCGAGCCTGAAATGGCAGATTTCGAGGTAAATCCCCAGTTTGTTCAAATGGTGTCACCAAACGAAACAGTTGTCGTCATTTCTCTTAATACACAAATTGGTGAGGTCAGCGGGGTTATTAACCTATGTATTCCTCATGTTGTATTGGAGCCTATTATTCCGAAGCTGTCTGTACACTACTGGATGCAGTCTGAACGAAATGAACCAAAACAACAAGAAACAAAGGCCATTGAAAAACGGATTATGACGGCAAAAATACCGGTAGTCGCAGAGCTAGGGGAATCGGAAATGACGGTGGAAGAGTTTTTGAATTTGGAAATTGGTGATTGTATTGCCTTGGACAAACCAGTAAATGCGCCTCTTACTGTTATGGTCGGAAATAAACCGAAATTCTTGGGACAGGCCGGCCGCGTGAATCGGAAACAGGCGATTCAAATTCTAGATCACGACATAAGAGGTGAAGAAGATGGAGAATAA
- the fliY gene encoding flagellar motor switch phosphatase FliY, producing the protein MENNGSKLSQDEIDALLKGGSNDDIEPDTILSAMEQDAIGEIGNISFGSSATALSTLLNQKVEITTPTVTVIQKSMLNEEFPHPYVAIEVNYTEGFSASNLLVVQQTDAAVIADLMMGGDGTNADPSLSEIHLSAVQEAMNQMMGSAATSMSTVFNKKIDISPPRVELLDVKEGEGTDRIPAEEMLVKVSFRLKIGELIDSNIMQLYPITFAKDLIAELTDPAQEEEPVQDTQVSTPEPQPAAPQTQSAPAQQAAPAKRQAKPKPAAPVNVAPVEFEAFSEPQHTTSQLGNLDMLMDIPLSITVELGRTQRSVKEVLELSAGSIIELDKLAGEPVDILVNKRIVAKGEVVVIDENFGVRVTDILSQSERLSNLK; encoded by the coding sequence ATGGAGAATAACGGAAGTAAATTATCACAAGACGAAATCGATGCGCTCCTTAAAGGAGGCAGCAATGACGATATAGAGCCTGATACAATCCTTTCTGCAATGGAGCAAGATGCCATTGGGGAAATCGGAAACATTTCATTCGGTAGCTCTGCAACAGCACTTTCAACCCTATTAAATCAAAAAGTGGAGATTACTACTCCAACTGTTACAGTGATTCAAAAAAGTATGCTGAATGAGGAATTTCCTCATCCGTATGTCGCTATTGAAGTGAATTATACAGAAGGCTTCAGCGCAAGTAACTTGCTTGTCGTCCAGCAAACAGATGCAGCAGTCATTGCGGACTTAATGATGGGCGGAGACGGGACAAATGCTGACCCTTCTTTAAGCGAGATTCACTTAAGTGCAGTGCAAGAAGCAATGAACCAAATGATGGGTTCTGCTGCGACATCCATGTCGACGGTCTTTAATAAAAAGATTGATATTTCTCCGCCGCGCGTCGAATTACTTGATGTGAAAGAAGGAGAAGGGACAGACCGCATTCCAGCTGAAGAAATGCTTGTCAAAGTATCCTTCAGATTAAAAATAGGTGAACTCATCGATTCAAATATTATGCAGCTTTATCCTATTACATTTGCGAAGGATTTAATCGCAGAATTAACAGACCCTGCGCAAGAGGAAGAGCCGGTTCAAGACACTCAAGTGAGCACACCTGAACCTCAGCCGGCAGCTCCGCAAACGCAGTCTGCACCAGCGCAGCAAGCAGCTCCGGCGAAAAGACAGGCGAAGCCAAAGCCGGCAGCACCTGTAAATGTAGCGCCTGTTGAATTTGAAGCGTTCAGTGAGCCTCAGCATACAACAAGCCAGCTTGGAAATCTTGATATGCTGATGGATATTCCGCTTTCCATTACGGTGGAACTTGGAAGAACTCAGCGCAGTGTAAAAGAAGTCCTTGAGCTTTCAGCTGGAAGTATCATTGAACTGGACAAACTTGCTGGGGAGCCAGTAGACATTCTGGTGAACAAACGAATCGTCGCCAAAGGGGAAGTCGTTGTCATTGATGAGAACTTTGGTGTTCGTGTGACTGATATATTAAGTCAGTCAGAAAGACTTTCTAATTTAAAATAA
- a CDS encoding response regulator gives MATKVLIVDDAAFMRMMIKDILVKNGFDVVGEAENGAQAVEKYKETSPDLVTMDITMPEMDGITALKEIKQIDASAKIIMCSAMGQQSMVIDAIQAGAKDFIVKPFQADRVLEAINKTLG, from the coding sequence ATGGCTACTAAGGTATTAATCGTAGATGATGCAGCATTCATGAGAATGATGATAAAGGATATTCTTGTAAAAAACGGATTTGATGTCGTAGGTGAAGCAGAAAACGGCGCTCAAGCAGTTGAAAAATACAAAGAAACTTCTCCAGACCTTGTCACAATGGATATCACAATGCCAGAAATGGACGGGATCACAGCGCTAAAAGAAATTAAACAAATCGACGCTTCTGCAAAAATCATCATGTGTTCTGCAATGGGGCAGCAGTCAATGGTTATTGACGCGATCCAAGCAGGTGCAAAAGACTTTATCGTGAAGCCGTTCCAGGCAGACCGTGTACTTGAAGCAATTAATAAAACGTTAGGCTAA
- the fliZ gene encoding flagella biosynthesis regulatory protein FliZ, whose protein sequence is MKKRLICIAMISFLLFLTMQPASLFAETKDPENGTVNDWLKEEKGSKKDTEKTTTDNQTNPAEEVPSSSVSIMDFVKMIGALLFVILLIYGLVRFVGKQNRLLKPFRYVENIGGTTVGQNRSVQLIKVGRRVLVVGVADSIQLLKEIDDEQECEAIVKQYEEAMESKTDLPKIVQKFTSQVKKQNQPTTSSFSANLKAQLAELKKTQAEVRKKGPKQNE, encoded by the coding sequence TTGAAAAAACGTTTGATATGTATAGCAATGATCAGTTTTTTGCTTTTCTTGACGATGCAGCCTGCCTCACTGTTTGCTGAAACGAAAGATCCTGAAAATGGCACAGTGAATGACTGGCTCAAAGAAGAGAAAGGCAGCAAAAAGGATACAGAAAAGACAACCACTGACAATCAAACGAATCCGGCAGAAGAAGTTCCCTCTTCTTCTGTCTCCATTATGGATTTTGTCAAAATGATTGGTGCTTTACTTTTTGTCATCCTGCTCATATATGGTTTGGTGAGATTTGTTGGTAAGCAAAACCGCTTACTTAAACCATTTCGCTATGTTGAAAATATTGGCGGAACGACGGTTGGCCAAAACCGTTCAGTCCAGCTTATCAAAGTGGGCAGACGAGTATTAGTTGTTGGAGTAGCGGACTCAATCCAGCTGCTAAAAGAAATTGATGATGAACAAGAATGTGAAGCGATCGTGAAACAATATGAAGAAGCGATGGAAAGCAAAACAGATTTACCAAAAATCGTTCAAAAATTCACATCGCAGGTAAAGAAACAAAATCAGCCAACCACTTCTTCTTTTTCAGCCAATTTGAAGGCGCAGCTAGCCGAATTGAAAAAGACCCAAGCAGAAGTCAGAAAGAAAGGCCCGAAACAAAATGAATGA
- the fliP gene encoding flagellar type III secretion system pore protein FliP (The bacterial flagellar biogenesis protein FliP forms a type III secretion system (T3SS)-type pore required for flagellar assembly.), translating into MNEFIDLFNSSGAGNISTSVRLLLLLTVFSVAPGILILMTCFTRIVIVLSFVRTSLATNSMPPNQVLVGLALFLTFFIMAPTFSEINKEALTPLLNDDITLNQAYEKAEVPIKEFMSKHTRQKDLALFLSYAKMDTPESIKDIPLTAMVPAFAISELKTAFQIGFMIFIPFLIIDMVVASVLMSMGMMMLPPVMISLPFKILLFVLVDGWYLIVKSLLQSF; encoded by the coding sequence ATGAATGAGTTTATCGATTTATTTAATTCCAGCGGTGCAGGGAACATTAGCACGTCTGTCCGTCTTCTTTTACTTTTAACCGTATTTTCGGTTGCACCAGGCATTCTCATTTTAATGACATGTTTTACACGAATAGTGATTGTACTTTCATTCGTTAGAACGTCACTTGCAACCAACTCAATGCCGCCAAACCAAGTGCTTGTAGGGCTTGCTTTGTTTCTCACATTTTTTATCATGGCACCCACGTTCTCAGAGATTAATAAAGAGGCACTGACGCCGCTTTTAAATGATGACATTACGCTAAATCAGGCATATGAAAAAGCCGAAGTGCCAATTAAAGAGTTTATGAGTAAACATACGAGACAGAAGGATTTGGCTTTATTTCTTAGTTACGCAAAAATGGATACACCTGAATCGATAAAAGATATTCCGTTAACGGCGATGGTACCCGCTTTTGCTATTTCAGAATTAAAGACGGCATTTCAAATTGGTTTCATGATCTTTATTCCATTTTTAATTATTGACATGGTGGTCGCAAGTGTCCTGATGTCAATGGGGATGATGATGCTTCCTCCGGTTATGATATCGCTCCCTTTCAAAATATTGTTATTTGTTTTAGTCGATGGATGGTATTTGATTGTTAAATCTTTGCTGCAAAGCTTTTAG
- the fliQ gene encoding flagellar biosynthesis protein FliQ — protein sequence MSSEFVITMAERSVYVVLLVSGPLLALALIVGLIVSVFQATTQIQEQTLAFIPKIVAVLIGLVVFGPWMLSTIVSFTTELFSNLDRFAG from the coding sequence ATGAGTTCAGAATTTGTCATTACGATGGCTGAAAGATCAGTGTATGTGGTATTGCTTGTCAGTGGGCCGCTTCTAGCGCTCGCTCTTATTGTGGGACTGATTGTCAGTGTGTTTCAGGCGACAACCCAAATTCAAGAACAGACGCTTGCGTTCATTCCTAAAATTGTTGCAGTTCTTATTGGGCTTGTTGTGTTTGGTCCATGGATGCTGTCAACCATTGTGTCCTTTACGACAGAGCTGTTCTCGAATTTAGATCGATTTGCAGGTTAA